A single window of Rhipicephalus microplus isolate Deutch F79 chromosome 5, USDA_Rmic, whole genome shotgun sequence DNA harbors:
- the LOC119173587 gene encoding ribosomal biogenesis protein LAS1L-like → MYVPRNKKRNFVVVPWYNRHEWEKTYRNLFSDSLKDQAAGLGVVAAWRSRLYGHLPRAIESTAALVQAQLSESRSRLHNDSLNAEELSCLYAVAIVR, encoded by the exons ATGTACGTACctagaaataaaaagagaaactTCGTGGTTGTTCCGTGGTATAACAG GCACGAATGGGAAAAGACGTACCGGAACCTCTTCAGCGATTCGCTCAAGGATCAGGCTGCTGGGCTGGGAGTGGTCGCTGCTTGGCGTAGCAG GCTCTACGGCCACCTTCCTCGAGCCATCGAGTCCACTGCTGCTCTGGTGCAAGCCCAGCTGAGTGAGAGCCGGTCACGCCTGCACAATGACAGTCTCAATGCCGAGGAGCTCAGCTGCCTCTATGCCGTGGCTATAGTCAGGTGA